The nucleotide window ACATTCAGGCGTATGCGCCTAGGCCCATTACATACATTCAAATGAACAAGTGCCAGTCAGGGGCAAAGCTCCATTCTCTTTGATTGCCTGCACACGTGAAGTACCGAGTCAGGCCTTGGTCTACCAAGCTCTGTTCCGACAGGCAGTGGCTCTCAACCCCAGGCATTCATCAAAGAGGCATCGTATACACAAATTCAAGGATTTAATGGACTGAAATAATAGCTAAAAGATGTACCTAAGCTCCTTCAGATCTTCTTTAAAAACCTGAAAGCAAAAAAGAGATTGTTCAGCAACTCTGGCAAGATTTAATATATTCTCAGTCTGCCTTCCCACTCAAATGTCCTCAAGGAAGTCTGCAGcaagttaaacacacacacacaatggcctGGACCCAGATTAATATTTCTGAGGGCAGGACTTCAGCCCATACCgcatgatttcccccctcccaagaaaAGCCCTGCAAAATCAGGATTCTGGGGCCTTTCAAGCTGCTggaaaggtggggggtgggaaatcaCTCTCTGCAAAAATTTTCATCTGGATATACCCCCAATCACTTTATAAAATCAATATTGAATAACATAAAGCCATCTAAAAACACTGGGGAATGAACCATCCTAATAtcaatctaatttttaaaaacccttccaCGAAAGGAAAGGTTTTTTATGGAAGGCATAGAAGGATGAATTAGAGTGTCCTCACCTAACCTTTTGGGAAGCTGAaaaccaggaggagagagatttaCAGCAATTGGCTCCGTCTCATATAGTGTGGCTGTAGAAACTGCCTGAACCCCAGGGTACTTTCTATTCATGACATCAGATTTATTTCCAAAGGTACTCATCTGGTAGAGCTTGGACTCATAGGCAGAGTATGGGAAATGCTTTTTGGAGAAGGCGTCTTTCCACTTGCCAGTACTGGACTGATTGTCTCCCTGGTATGGAAAGCAGCAACCCAGCACCTCTAGCCACGGGCACTTCAGAAGAGTTTAATTTGCCTTCCAAACACGTGACCGTCTCTTTCTACAGATGTGCCTTTATGAGGGATACAGTGCAAAAACTCCAAAAAAGCTGttctcttctaagtccatttaagtcaatgggcttcgaAGGGTgtatgcaactctgcttaggactgcactgttaattggCTGGAGTAATAGATTAATAAACACCTTATGAGTGATCAAATAGGCAACCTTGGTCAatcagaaaaatgttttaaaaataaaaatgttacttACGTAGCTCaaagttaagaaaaattaagaatagttaATATGGAAATAGATTAATTACAAAACAGAGACcttaaaaatgttgagtataaaatatgaaatagatgaCTGATCAAAGATTATTGATATGAAATTTtaggtataagtaattaaggagagggagaggagaaatattcCATAAGTTAGCTGTGTTACCACATATTCTATCCTATCCTctatcagctgcactggttaccggtggagtaccgggtccggttcaaggttttggtgttgacctataaagccctatgcggactgggcccagcataccttcgggactgcctctccccatatgttccccggaggtcgctttgatcagccactaagcacttgctgatggttcctggccccagggaggtccgcctggcctctaccagagccagggccttttcggtcctggctccgacctggtggaactctctgtctgaggaaactagggcccggcaggatttgttatctttccgctgagcctgcaagacagagatgttccaccaggcatttggtgggggctaggctgtcctctcgccagctgtaccactgaagaccttccaccacccatgcaagaaaatgcttattttaatattttatacccgccaattttaattgtttatgatgtaatgttttaatgtttttataatgtttttattgttttaaactgttgttaaaccgccctgagcctgtctgatggggagggcggtctagaaatgtcataaaataaaataaaaattctaaaTATTCTTTTCTGTTACAGCTTAAATTtagtattctgtattttgtataaggttccatgcactttctattgctatttgtattttttcttttaaataaaattctaaaaattaaaaagttaCTAACATTTAATATGAAAAAcatattaaatgttttaatatgcttACTTGGAAAAGGCATTCTCTTTTCACTCtctcacagaaaaaaaaacttctaagatttatttagatatttttactttgtttttttctccccaatgagaaagTAGCTTGCAATGGCCTTATCCTCTCCTTCaccttatcttcacaacagcatccctgtaaggtaagttaggctgagagtgtgtgattggcccaaggttatccagtaagctcccatggcagagtggggactctgacctgggtctcctagatcctagtctgacactataaccaccacactgcacatacacacaccaaaacATGCAAggtctttccccctccttcaaaACTTTTGCTTAATTCATGTGTGTgttggtggagagtaccctcaagtcatagcggacttatggccacccctggtggggttttaaaagcaagagactaacagaggtggtttgctattgcctgcctctgcaactctggtcttcactggaggtctcccatccaatgactaatcaagggcaaccctgcctagcttttgagatctgatgagaccaggctcacctgggctatccaggtcaaggttaATTCATGCGTAACTTTTAATAAAACCCAGTCTACCAATTCATCAATTAAAACCTAAAGGCCAACTCAACTAAGACTTCTTTAACCAGGGGAGTGCACTAGTTTTAAGGCCTTCATGGGGGAGCTTTGTTGGGCGTTAACCAAATTGCATCACGGCATATCAACAGGTCTCTTTGACAAAGGGGAGCTTCCACCAGTCAGGTGGTTTTAACTCTCAGACCTCACTTCCTAAAGAAGGTGCATGCTCCTCTACTCACATCTTCTTTCAAAGAGGAAGGCGGAAGTCTCAAGGCCCCTCTGAGAAGAGTATACATGCCCGAGATGAGGACGGCCAGCTGCTCGTCTGAGAGACTGCTGCTCTCGGCAATCATCTTCACAGATTCTCTGCAATCTCTTCCTTCTAATGCGTTGACTGTGactgttaaagaaaaaaacaacatggACAATTCCATAAGTATGCATGTATTTTTTTCCTCACTGgcaatatatttttctttcacaTAAACATTAATGCAATGAATGGAGATTGTGGGAGGGTCATATCTGGTGTGGACTGCATGCCCTGGTTGTGATCCTAAGGATACGATGCTTGTACGCAATGGGGTTTTTCCCATTGCCATTGCCCTCTAGCATATTGTGATATTTAACTGTTCAAACCTGCAAACAGCATCCGTCTCAGTAGGCTTAAACCTTTCCAGGTGTAGGACTCATCTTTGATCCCAGCCTACTGAATGGCACCTGCTTCTTTTACTCTGtaccctcccctttccttttctcacTCTCTTCCATACATCCCTCACTTTCTTATCATCTCTTTCCTTGGTTCTGTTCACTTTGccatctcttttttcttcttatatacatttcaacaacaacaacatttgtgtccttcaggtcaacttaatgcccacttaagagtggtttacaaagtgtgttattattatcttcacaacaatcagcctatgaggtaggtagggctgagagagctctgagaaagctgtgactgacccaaggtcacccagctggcttcaagtggaggagtggggaatcaaacctagctctccagattagagtcttgccgctcttaaccactacaccaaactgcacctTCTGCAGAGAAAATCCATTTACTAATAAAGAAGGTGCAATTGCAAGCATACATCAGTCGTTCAATGGTAAAGCCAGATTCCCACCACCATTATGATATAATTCACATACTGTCCAGAAACTCCAATGGAGATGGAGTAACAGAAGGGTTAAATGTCAGGACTCCTGGGCCCTTTCCATCGCTGGACTGAGGGAAAGAAGAGAGATCTACAGCTAAGAGTGCGCCCTCTAGTGACCAAGAGAGCTGGGGAGCAAAGTGCATGATCGCATCTGCCTGCAGAAAGCTGCCCAAATGGACAGTGGACCAAGCCACAGCTGGAAATACAGCAAATCATGAGAGATGCCGAACAAGCGATTCAATGAGCACAAGACTAATGAAGAGTGGGACACAATGGATATTTataggtcaggaaagccccccccccccggctttccgcaaacaatgcaaaactgaattatttgggaGGGCTTCGCTTTCTTagagggctgtgtcataagaaattgcTCACAGAGATACACtggaaagggacagggactatatagACTGTGCTATTGGGCGCTGTCTGCTTTGGTAGATAATGCTCCTGTTAGGTAGATTCCACTtggctaaagatgtcatgttaattagttatgctttgttttcaGAAAAGGTTCACCTGTGCTTGGTGTTacgttgttttcaaattttctgtttcCATACCCTACTGTGgatcatactgtatttttttCAGTGAAATCTCCTAGCTGTGTTGATTGTATTGTAGTCACTTGCAGTGtctaatccgccttggatctcagtgagaaaggcggactagaaattaataataataaacaaacaataaagcAATAAGCCTCTGAATTccaatgccaggaggcaacttcaggcgAAGGCTTTCGTCTCTCTGCACTGGTTGCTGGCCCTCCTGGGCAACTGGCTTGGCCACTGCGCGAAGCTGGCTGGTTTGATCTAGCGAGGGTCTTCTTTTGATTTTACGGGACTCGTAGCAAGCCAAGTCGAGCCTTGCAGGCCCATTCTAGGGAACCGGAAGGGTGGTGAAGGGCCTGTACCGTTCCACGCGACCCTATGCATATTTACGTAGAAGCCCCACTGCAGTCAACAAGTAAGCGCGCAGAGGATCGCACCTATAATGACTATGCTCTGCTAGTCTCTTCTTGACAACAACGTGTACCTTTCAGCAGTTTCCGGAAGGTTTCCTTGCCCAGATCCCGAACGCTCTTGGCCATCGCTTCCACCTCCGGGGGCAGGCGAGCCCCCAGAAAGCTGACTCTGCTCAAGCTGCTCTCTCCGACGAGCCCAGCGTGCGGGTAGGGAGGGGACACGGCCTTGCCTGCAGCAGCCATGGCTCGCACTAGGCGAGAGCGAAcccccagcccagcagcccagcccagccgagCGCAAGGCCACGTGACACCCCATTCCCAGGGAACGTTCCATTGCCCCCTCGCGCCCCCTAGTGCCCAAAAAAGCACAAGGGTAAGCGAGAGCGCCCCGTTTTTGCCGTGGAAGAAGGGGAGGCTGAGGACATGGTACGAAGAAAACAGGTATAGAGATTCCCCCCAGTTCCTTTCTCATAACATTCGAATCCAGGGTTGCGTCGCTCGGTGAAATTGCCGGGCAGCAGGTCGAGAACAAACCCTGACCCTGATGAGGCCGAtctcgtcaggtctcagaagctgagcagggtcggccttggttagtaattggatgggagacctccaacgaagaccagggttggcaaacaacctctgttagtctcttgccacgaaaaccccagcaggggtcaccataagtcagctatgacttgatggcattctccaccaccaccgattcagtacaaacaaaagaaaagattGTTCAGCACATCATATGGACTTCGCTGCCAGAGGATGGGATGGGCACTGGTTGAGATAGCTTTAAAGGCGGGTTAGATGAAACCACCGAGGAAAGGTCTATTAATGGCTAGTGGCCATGATGAATAAATTTCCATGCTCTGAGGAAGTCTCTCTTGTTGCCATGTGCCTTGCACAAAAAGCTAGTGCACAGATGTATGTGTGAACCAGCTCTTTTTAGTATATCTGTTTAttggaagagcaggatttgagtcctgtggcaccttagagaccaacaagtttttcaaggtatgagctttccaaggtacctgaagaagggagcctcgactctcaaaagctgaaaatcttgtaggtctcttaaggtgccactggactcaaatcctgctgttctagcaGACCAGCACTGCTACCTATCTAAAGCTGTCCATTGAAACAGAATCTGATACTGGTATGAATGAAACTCTTCCTCAGTTCTACGTGGGACTAACATATGTTCTATGGGTGTACCTATGAATTAAACTGTGAAGCTGGGACTGCAAAGACTCCAACTAtagaaagacccccccccccacacacacacacatctgattTCTTTGCTAATATAGCAAGCTCCGTgtccagtagcacgttaaagactagttagatttccaaggcatgaacttttgacagtcaaagctcccttcgtcagataccagGAGTGGAAAAAAGGAGTCCAATATTCTAGCCAAGGCTGCGGCCTTTTGATGCCGGCACTGCAGGCGGCGCAGTTGCGTAGCAAAGGGAGGCGAGAGCGCCTCTCTTGTTCTACACCTTCCTCGTCAGCGGAGAGACCGGAAGCGATACCTTCAGTTCCGGTTGCCGTGGAGGGGAACCCCGGCGGCCGCTTTCtgtagaggtttttttttttaaaccggcgAGGCAGAGGCGGGTGCTCCTTCCTGTCCCATGGCGGGCGGTTAAGGGCGTCCTTCCCCACGTGCTCGCGCTTCAGGGCGGCGCAGGCCTCAGCCGCCCCTTCCTTGCTCCCGCCATGGCGGACGAGCTGCACGAGAAGTTCCTGACCCCCGACGAGCCCGGCGCCCTCCTCTCGCCGCCGCCCCGCGCTCCGGGCAGCCTCAGCTTGGGCGACGAAGGCCCCGCCTGTCTGGACGTCAGCGACTTTGGGTGCCACCTCTCCTCCTGCCACCGCACCGACCCGCTGCGCCGCCTCCACGCCCACAGGTGAGCGGTGGGGGGCTCGCCCGTGCGAGGGGCTGGGCGGGTGGAGCGGTTGGAGTTCGGCCGCGGGGCCCCGGGCTCAGACCCCAGCTTGGTCTGAAGCTCACcgggtgggtgaccttggcccaggcCTTCAGCCTGCTCTGCCTCAAGGGTCGTCGTGAGGCTAAGGCGTGGGAAGAGTGAACTCGTGGCCCTTCTCATATGATTGCATCTGTAGCTGCAGTTTCTGCTGGTTTTTTCCCTCCTGCACGTCTTGTCCATTTTAGAAGTGTGTTTGtcttttatattctgcctttttcactgagactcaaggcggataacaAACACAGAGTCtgtgtacacaagacatcttacgtgAGTAGGAGCAGGTGAAAGAaattacacttgttctcccattgtggatacacaagcactgctagggagacagagaacccttgaatataagaccacacagaaagtgagTCACTTGCGCATCTCATGTAAGATGTGTGGAGAGActcacagtcaatttcaagggcatttcaataaacgcTGTAATTGGGCctataaatgcaaattggcaaagctttaaaactagtaAAGTCTAATAAgcagggttgaagaaatgctgaaacagagcattagcaattttaatactgacatattaaacaacatagaactacccagtagcagggccggatcgaggggggggggtagtctgcccccggcgccaccagggagggggcgccaggagcagctgccagagggcacaggcagcagcgcgggcagcctcacagccccccgcgctgcctttcgtctgccccgcaggacagggggcggctggcttgccgcgcaccccctgtccttcagggcagggggtgcgcggcaagctggccgccccctgtcctgcggggcaggcgaaagcagcgcggggggccacactgccttttgcctgccctgcagggcagggggtgcctggcaagccggccgccacctgtcctgcggggcaggcgaaagcagcgcgggggggctgtgaggccacccgcaccattcgcctgtggggagacaaatggcgcgggcggcttcccagccctgcacgctgcctccgttccaccctgcgtgatgatgtcaccgaagtgacgtcatcatgcagcgcgggGAGCGCGCGCGGGAGAGGTGGCCGGCtgagggttgccccgggcgcgggcaaccctagatccagcgctgcccagtaggatcatgttaaagcaacagataataagtacatagtagtaaagtttgTAGTCCTTagctctttactgatgcatctctttgagaccactgcCTTACAGTTCACATAACACAGTTCACGCAGCTTTTTATGGTAGGGTGACATCTAGCCTTGGCCAGTGTTTCCAGGCATATGTATGAGCCACAGTTTTTTCCCCTGAAAATACTTGATGTTATGGTTTTGATGCTTCTTTTTTATATCAGATgtttatttgcatttatttatttaaaactttataCGCCACCTTTCTACCATGCAAGAACTCAAGCCACCTTTCTCAGATGACTtacaatagaaataaaataataatcataAAATGGGTAAACATTTTAAGAGTTTACTATCTATCTTTGGCTGTGATTTTTTTACTGCTTTGAACATTTTAAAGGACAAATGTGGCAAGAAAGCCTTGCTTTTTCAATAACAggatattgaaatattgtttattataagcCTTAAATTTTCTGAAATGgaaacatatattatttaattCAGTTAGTGTAGTTAGTATAGTTTGGTGCATTGTGGTATAGTAATGAAATTGTGGTATAGTAATGAAATGGTGTGTTTCATGGTGTTCCTTTTTAATGCCATTATGGCTAACACGATATGCAGCATTGAATTCTACAACTTAACTATGG belongs to Eublepharis macularius isolate TG4126 chromosome 13, MPM_Emac_v1.0, whole genome shotgun sequence and includes:
- the COMMD5 gene encoding COMM domain-containing protein 5, with translation MAAAGKAVSPPYPHAGLVGESSLSRVSFLGARLPPEVEAMAKSVRDLGKETFRKLLKVTVNALEGRDCRESVKMIAESSSLSDEQLAVLISGMYTLLRGALRLPPSSLKEDVFKEDLKELRIPEEFIVDFATVAFGNRRPVLEATLQSQANKLPRIEDFKWRVDVAISTSSLARALQPSILMQMKLSDGTAHRFEVPIAKFQELRYNVALILKEMNDLEKRNVLKIQD